The following are encoded together in the Thermomonas brevis genome:
- the glnE gene encoding bifunctional [glutamate--ammonia ligase]-adenylyl-L-tyrosine phosphorylase/[glutamate--ammonia-ligase] adenylyltransferase has translation MSDDITPALAGLRERALQRLRAAGCHIPAEAEEAVARLAVASDFAIDVLAAQPGLLAQLRTDARAPLASPLLEPDAQGDWPRLLRRYRQAESARLVWRDVVESAQVEEILAGSSALAETCLRLALEALEADFARRFGTVRDADGIPQRLVVFGLGKLGGRELNFSSDIDLVYAYEHEGESDGARALHAQDYFARLGQQLAKLLDEVTADGFCHRVDLRLRPFGNAGRVALSFAAMELYFQREGRDWERYAWQKARPVAGDIDAGERLLDALRPFVYRRYLDYGALDGLRAMKAMIAAEVARKDMAGDIKRGPGGIREIEFLAQALQLIRGGREPALRSRHLLATLRALAQAGHMETEASSALASAYRFLRRLENRLQMLADAQTYALPEDGLARTRIAIGLGHADWEALAAELDAQRARVSEEFGALLAPRRRRATGGDELVAYWRALPDHGEVAQLDAAGFDNAADLHASLCDFARAPGVRDLSDAARARLDRVLPALLQHASASAQPDAVLRRVLPLLHTILRRASYLALLDEQPAALARLADTLARSALLGERLAAHPLLLDELLDVRVGGELPDAASMRAQCEAVLRDGDAEASLDALNEVRQALSFRFALALLDGRIDAQDCACRLAWLADAVVACVLRLAEDELRAAHGGIDGGRFAVLGYGTLGGEELGFGSDLDLVFLFDAPAEAHSDGARPLDAPRWYARLGQKIVALLGVRTGAGRLFDVDVRLRPDGAKGLLVSSLPSFTDYQRHRAWAWEHQALVRARAIAGDASLAEAFEALRAEVLSAPRDGQKLIDDVASMRRKMRAELDRSDAAMLDLKQGEGGLVDLEFLLQFLVLRDVGAHRELLASRATRALLDAAQAAGRFDAAVHAALVQAHADLLDTGLRCTLDRRPRRAARDERIERACAAIGAAVRAQGLRFVDASVTPPSAAM, from the coding sequence ATGAGCGACGACATCACGCCGGCCTTGGCCGGCCTCCGCGAACGCGCCCTGCAGCGCCTGCGCGCGGCAGGCTGCCACATTCCCGCCGAGGCGGAAGAAGCGGTGGCGCGGCTGGCCGTCGCCAGCGATTTCGCCATCGACGTGCTGGCCGCGCAGCCGGGACTGCTGGCGCAGTTGCGCACCGATGCGCGCGCGCCGCTGGCCTCGCCCCTGCTGGAGCCCGACGCGCAGGGCGACTGGCCGCGCCTGCTGCGCCGCTACCGGCAGGCGGAATCCGCGCGGCTGGTCTGGCGCGACGTGGTGGAGAGCGCGCAGGTCGAGGAAATCCTCGCCGGCAGCAGCGCGCTGGCGGAAACCTGCCTGCGGCTGGCGTTGGAGGCGCTGGAAGCCGATTTCGCCCGCCGCTTCGGCACGGTACGCGACGCCGATGGCATACCGCAGCGGCTGGTGGTGTTCGGCCTCGGCAAGCTCGGCGGGCGCGAGCTGAACTTCAGCTCCGACATCGACCTCGTCTACGCCTACGAACACGAGGGCGAATCCGACGGCGCGCGCGCGCTGCACGCGCAGGACTACTTCGCGCGGCTCGGGCAACAGCTGGCGAAGCTGCTGGACGAAGTGACGGCGGATGGCTTCTGCCATCGCGTCGACCTGCGCCTGCGCCCGTTCGGCAACGCCGGGCGCGTCGCGCTTTCGTTCGCGGCGATGGAGCTGTATTTCCAGCGCGAAGGCCGCGACTGGGAGCGCTACGCCTGGCAGAAGGCGCGGCCGGTGGCGGGCGATATCGATGCCGGCGAGCGCCTGCTCGACGCGCTGCGGCCGTTCGTCTACCGGCGCTACCTCGACTACGGCGCGCTGGACGGGCTGCGCGCGATGAAGGCGATGATCGCCGCCGAAGTGGCGCGCAAGGACATGGCCGGCGACATCAAGCGCGGCCCCGGCGGCATCCGCGAGATCGAGTTCCTCGCCCAGGCGCTGCAGCTGATCCGCGGCGGGCGCGAGCCGGCGCTGCGCAGCCGCCATCTGCTGGCGACCCTGCGCGCGCTGGCGCAGGCGGGGCACATGGAAACGGAGGCGTCGTCGGCGCTGGCGTCGGCCTACCGTTTCCTGCGTCGCCTGGAAAACCGCCTGCAAATGCTGGCCGATGCGCAGACCTACGCGCTGCCGGAGGATGGGCTGGCGCGCACGCGCATCGCCATCGGGCTGGGCCATGCGGACTGGGAGGCGCTGGCGGCGGAGCTGGACGCGCAGCGCGCGCGGGTGTCGGAGGAGTTCGGCGCGCTGCTGGCGCCGCGCCGCCGGCGCGCGACCGGTGGCGACGAACTGGTGGCGTACTGGCGCGCGCTGCCCGACCACGGCGAGGTGGCGCAGCTGGACGCGGCCGGCTTCGACAACGCGGCGGACCTGCACGCCAGCCTCTGCGACTTCGCCCGCGCGCCCGGCGTGCGCGACCTGTCCGACGCCGCGCGCGCGCGCCTCGACCGCGTGCTGCCGGCACTGCTGCAACACGCATCCGCATCGGCGCAGCCGGACGCGGTGCTGCGCCGCGTGCTGCCGCTGCTGCACACCATCCTGCGCCGCGCCAGCTATCTGGCGCTGCTGGACGAACAGCCGGCGGCGCTGGCGCGGCTGGCCGACACGCTGGCGCGCAGCGCGCTGCTGGGTGAACGGCTGGCCGCGCATCCGCTGCTGCTGGACGAACTGCTGGACGTGCGCGTCGGCGGCGAGCTGCCGGATGCGGCCTCGATGCGCGCGCAGTGCGAGGCGGTGCTGCGCGACGGCGATGCCGAAGCCTCGCTGGACGCGCTCAACGAGGTGCGGCAGGCGCTGAGCTTCCGCTTCGCGCTGGCCCTGCTGGACGGCCGCATCGACGCGCAGGACTGCGCGTGCCGGCTGGCCTGGCTGGCCGACGCGGTGGTGGCCTGCGTGCTGCGGCTGGCCGAGGACGAACTGCGCGCCGCGCACGGCGGCATCGACGGCGGCCGCTTCGCCGTGCTCGGCTACGGCACGCTGGGCGGCGAGGAGCTGGGTTTCGGCTCCGACCTCGACCTGGTGTTCCTGTTCGACGCGCCGGCCGAGGCGCATTCCGACGGCGCGCGCCCGCTGGACGCGCCGCGCTGGTACGCGCGGTTGGGGCAGAAGATCGTCGCCCTGCTCGGCGTGCGCACCGGCGCCGGCCGGTTGTTCGACGTGGACGTGCGGCTGCGCCCGGACGGCGCCAAGGGCCTGCTGGTGTCCAGCCTGCCCAGCTTCACCGACTACCAGCGCCACCGCGCGTGGGCGTGGGAGCACCAGGCGCTGGTGCGCGCCCGCGCGATCGCCGGCGACGCGTCGCTGGCGGAGGCGTTCGAGGCGCTGCGCGCGGAAGTGCTGTCGGCGCCGCGCGACGGGCAGAAGCTGATCGACGACGTGGCCTCGATGCGCCGCAAGATGCGCGCCGAGCTGGACCGCAGCGACGCGGCGATGCTCGACCTCAAGCAGGGCGAGGGCGGGCTGGTCGATCTGGAGTTCCTGCTGCAGTTCCTGGTGCTGCGCGATGTCGGCGCGCATCGCGAGCTGCTGGCGTCGCGCGCCACCCGCGCCCTGCTCGACGCCGCGCAGGCGGCGGGCCGCTTCGACGCGGCCGTCCACGCCGCGCTCGTGCAGGCGCATGCCGACCTGCTGGACACGGGGCTGCGCTGCACCCTCGATCGCCGTCCACGCCGCGCCGCGCGCGACGAACGGATCGAGCGCGCCTGCGCGGCGATCGGCGCGGCGGTGCGCGCGCAGGGGCTGCGGTTCGTGGACGCTTCCGTTACGCCGCCTTCTGCCGCGATGTAG
- a CDS encoding AAA family ATPase — MSELLDLAALIRAETPLLVIETPDEARVLELFRQSLMHVWRALYRWSVTEGLRRVDLDREDESELAPDLSATLNAMRDANQRGIYLLLDATPYLGYASYQRALRDVIQRRGCQPHVVVLVGTKVELPEALEPFAARFSLRLPDANALLKLVKDEARDYAAQNGGRRVEANADAVRQIVRNLHGLTSTDARRIARHLIWRDGALDFDDLPELARLKFELLNKSGHLHYEYDTARFADVGGATRLKRWVEQRRPAFVQDPPPAGLPPPRGMLLLGVQGCGKSLLAKAVAGGFGVPLVRLDFGTLYDKYQGETEKNLREALASTEQLAPCVLWIDEIEKALATDGGETDGGLSRRVLGYLLTWMAERSARVFMVATANQVQQLPAELLRKGRFDELFFVDLPDPATRAEIFALHLDRRALPREAIDLSALAAAADGYSGAEIEQVIVSALYAAHATGATLDTHLLMQAIRDTRPLSVLMAEQVQALRDWALPRTVPAD; from the coding sequence ATGAGCGAACTGCTGGACCTGGCCGCGCTGATCCGCGCGGAAACCCCCTTGCTGGTCATCGAAACGCCCGACGAAGCGCGGGTGCTGGAACTGTTCCGGCAGTCGCTGATGCACGTCTGGCGCGCGCTGTACCGCTGGAGCGTCACCGAGGGCCTGCGCCGGGTCGACCTGGACCGCGAGGACGAAAGCGAACTGGCGCCCGACCTCAGCGCCACCCTCAACGCGATGCGCGACGCCAACCAGCGCGGCATCTACCTGCTGCTGGACGCCACGCCCTACCTCGGCTACGCCAGCTACCAGCGCGCGCTACGCGACGTGATCCAGCGGCGCGGCTGCCAGCCGCACGTGGTGGTGCTGGTGGGCACCAAGGTGGAACTGCCGGAGGCGCTGGAGCCGTTCGCGGCGCGCTTCTCGCTGCGGCTGCCGGACGCCAACGCCCTGCTCAAGCTGGTCAAGGACGAGGCGCGCGACTACGCCGCGCAGAACGGCGGCCGGCGGGTGGAGGCGAACGCCGACGCGGTGCGGCAGATCGTCCGCAACCTGCACGGCCTGACCTCGACCGACGCCCGCCGCATCGCCCGCCACCTGATCTGGCGCGACGGCGCGCTGGACTTCGACGACCTGCCGGAGCTGGCGCGGCTGAAGTTCGAGCTGCTCAACAAGAGCGGCCACCTGCACTACGAATACGACACCGCACGCTTCGCCGACGTGGGCGGCGCTACGCGCCTGAAGCGCTGGGTGGAACAGCGCCGCCCGGCCTTCGTGCAGGACCCGCCGCCGGCCGGGCTGCCTCCCCCGCGCGGCATGTTGCTGCTCGGCGTGCAGGGTTGCGGGAAGTCGCTGCTGGCGAAGGCGGTGGCCGGCGGCTTCGGCGTGCCGCTGGTGCGGCTGGACTTCGGCACCCTGTACGACAAATACCAAGGAGAAACCGAGAAGAACCTGCGCGAGGCGCTGGCCTCGACCGAACAACTCGCGCCCTGCGTGCTGTGGATCGACGAGATCGAAAAGGCGCTCGCCACCGACGGCGGCGAGACCGATGGCGGGCTGTCGCGCCGCGTGCTCGGCTACCTGCTGACCTGGATGGCCGAGCGCAGCGCGCGCGTGTTCATGGTCGCCACCGCCAACCAGGTGCAGCAGCTGCCGGCGGAGCTGCTGCGCAAGGGCCGCTTCGACGAGTTGTTCTTCGTCGACCTACCCGACCCCGCCACTCGCGCGGAGATCTTCGCCCTGCACCTCGACCGGCGCGCGCTGCCGCGCGAGGCCATCGACCTGTCGGCGCTGGCCGCCGCGGCGGACGGCTATTCCGGCGCGGAGATCGAGCAGGTCATCGTCAGCGCGCTGTACGCCGCGCACGCCACCGGCGCCACGCTGGACACGCACCTGCTGATGCAGGCGATCCGCGATACCCGCCCGCTGTCGGTGCTGATGGCCGAACAGGTGCAGGCGCTGCGCGACTGGGCGCTGCCGCGCACCGTGCCGGCGGACTGA
- a CDS encoding phytoene desaturase family protein: MQTRQHDDVLIIGGGHNGLVCAAYLAGAGLKVRVLERRALVGGAAVTEEFHPGFRNSVASYTVSLLNPAVIRDLRLAEHGLRVVERPYANFLPLPDGRSFRLGGEHTHSEVAKWSARDAQRLPEYYAMLDRIVVVLRELMRRTPPNVSDRFVLADWLNSVAVGTQLKSLDMRGRRDLLDLFTKSAGELLDDWFEGEPLKAALGWDSVVGNFASPYTPGSAYVLLHHVFGEVNGKAGAWGHAIGGMGAITQAMRKECEARGVAIETDAEVARLLVEGGKAVGVALADGRELRATTIASNLNPKLLYTKLVEPGQLDDDTAQRIRRYRCGSGTFRMNVALSELPDFTAMPGTQLQPHHQSGILIGPSLQYFEQAYFDAKSKAHNAGWARKPIVEVVISSTLDDTLAPPGQHVASLFCQQVNPEVDGGWDAHRDTVAKLMIDTVTEYAPNFARSVLGYEALSPLDLERRIGLVGGDIFHGALGLDQMFSARPLLGQGNYRGAFKSLYLCGSGTHPGGGVTGLPGRNAAREILKDLGRTPRPD, translated from the coding sequence ATGCAAACCCGGCAACACGACGACGTCCTCATCATCGGCGGCGGCCACAACGGTCTGGTCTGCGCCGCCTATCTCGCTGGCGCCGGGTTGAAGGTGCGGGTGCTGGAACGCCGCGCTCTCGTCGGCGGCGCGGCCGTCACTGAGGAGTTCCATCCCGGCTTTCGCAATTCCGTCGCCAGCTACACGGTCAGCCTGCTCAATCCGGCGGTGATCCGCGACCTGCGCCTGGCCGAACACGGGCTGCGCGTGGTCGAGCGGCCTTATGCCAACTTCCTGCCGCTGCCGGACGGGCGCAGTTTCCGGCTCGGCGGCGAGCACACGCATTCCGAGGTGGCGAAGTGGTCGGCACGCGATGCGCAGCGCTTGCCCGAGTATTACGCGATGCTCGACCGCATCGTCGTCGTCCTGCGCGAGCTGATGCGGCGCACGCCGCCGAACGTGTCGGATCGCTTCGTGCTGGCGGACTGGCTGAACTCCGTCGCCGTCGGCACGCAGTTGAAGTCGCTGGACATGCGCGGCCGCCGCGACCTGCTCGACCTGTTCACCAAGTCCGCCGGCGAGCTGCTGGACGACTGGTTCGAGGGCGAACCGCTGAAGGCGGCACTGGGCTGGGATTCGGTGGTGGGCAATTTCGCCAGTCCCTACACGCCGGGCAGCGCCTACGTGCTGCTGCACCACGTGTTCGGCGAAGTGAATGGCAAGGCCGGCGCGTGGGGGCATGCCATCGGCGGGATGGGCGCGATCACGCAGGCGATGCGCAAGGAGTGCGAGGCGCGCGGCGTCGCCATCGAAACCGATGCGGAAGTCGCGCGGTTGCTCGTCGAAGGCGGCAAGGCGGTGGGCGTTGCGCTGGCCGACGGGCGCGAGCTGCGCGCGACGACCATCGCCAGCAACCTCAATCCGAAGCTGCTCTACACGAAGCTGGTCGAACCCGGTCAGCTCGACGACGACACCGCGCAGCGCATCCGCCGCTACCGCTGCGGTTCCGGCACCTTCCGCATGAACGTGGCGCTGTCCGAGCTGCCGGATTTCACCGCGATGCCGGGAACGCAGCTGCAGCCGCACCACCAGAGCGGCATCCTGATCGGGCCGTCGCTTCAGTATTTCGAGCAGGCGTATTTCGATGCGAAGTCGAAGGCGCACAACGCCGGCTGGGCGCGCAAGCCCATCGTCGAAGTCGTCATTTCCTCGACGCTGGACGACACGCTCGCGCCGCCCGGCCAGCACGTCGCCAGCCTGTTCTGCCAGCAGGTGAACCCGGAGGTGGACGGCGGCTGGGACGCGCACCGCGATACGGTGGCGAAGCTGATGATCGACACGGTGACCGAGTACGCGCCGAACTTCGCGCGCAGCGTGCTCGGTTACGAGGCATTGAGCCCGCTCGATCTGGAGCGCCGCATCGGCCTCGTCGGCGGCGACATCTTCCACGGCGCGCTCGGTCTCGACCAGATGTTCAGCGCGCGCCCGCTGCTGGGGCAGGGCAACTATCGCGGCGCGTTCAAGAGCCTGTACCTGTGCGGTTCCGGCACGCATCCGGGCGGTGGCGTCACCGGCCTGCCGGGGCGCAACGCGGCGCGCGAAATCCTCAAGGACCTGGGCCGGACGCCGCGCCCCGACTGA
- a CDS encoding cytochrome-c peroxidase gives MQDLKGLFLAAAILALAACGRERAQPSTPAGVAATTTLDFAHVANYAAPPLPTYFDGTVAALDNSPASNPIDDRVATLGRVLFHDLRLSTNNRASCAACHQQRFGFTDPMRFSNGISTAGTTDFHAMRLGNLRYWQPGTTFWDRRVADAEAQASHPLHSLVEMGWGENMGGIEGLIRKMSATRDYPELFAWAFGSATITEPRIQQALAQFVRAMVSHDSRWDTGYAQVFSATAPNRALDVDLPNFTPEENRGRHLFMAAVDKGGAGCAACHLPPTFALAANARSNGLDTGETRLFKAPSLRSVGLTGPYMHDGRFATLAEVVDFYASGVRDGPALDPRLREGDEPRRLNLSAADRAALVAFLKTLDDPVLATDPRFGDPFRR, from the coding sequence TTGCAGGACCTGAAAGGACTGTTCCTGGCCGCTGCGATTCTGGCGTTGGCCGCATGTGGCCGAGAACGCGCCCAGCCGTCCACGCCGGCCGGCGTCGCGGCGACCACCACCCTCGATTTCGCGCATGTCGCCAATTACGCCGCGCCGCCGCTTCCCACTTATTTCGACGGGACGGTGGCCGCGCTGGACAACAGCCCGGCATCCAATCCCATCGATGATCGGGTGGCGACGCTCGGCCGCGTGCTGTTCCACGATCTGCGGCTGAGCACCAACAACCGCGCCTCCTGCGCCGCCTGCCACCAGCAACGGTTCGGCTTCACCGATCCGATGCGGTTCAGCAACGGGATCAGCACCGCCGGCACCACCGATTTCCACGCCATGCGGCTGGGCAACCTGCGTTACTGGCAGCCGGGCACCACGTTCTGGGATCGGCGCGTCGCCGATGCGGAGGCGCAGGCCAGCCATCCGCTCCATAGCCTGGTCGAGATGGGCTGGGGCGAGAACATGGGCGGCATCGAAGGCCTGATCCGCAAGATGTCGGCCACGCGCGATTACCCGGAGCTGTTCGCCTGGGCGTTCGGCAGCGCGACGATCACCGAGCCGCGCATCCAGCAAGCGCTCGCCCAGTTCGTGCGCGCGATGGTTTCGCACGACAGCCGCTGGGACACGGGGTATGCGCAGGTCTTTTCCGCCACCGCGCCGAACCGTGCGCTGGACGTCGATCTTCCGAACTTCACCCCGGAGGAAAATCGCGGCCGGCACTTGTTCATGGCCGCCGTGGACAAGGGCGGTGCGGGTTGTGCGGCCTGCCACCTGCCGCCGACCTTCGCACTGGCGGCGAACGCGCGCAGCAACGGCCTGGACACCGGCGAGACGCGCCTGTTCAAGGCGCCATCGCTGCGCAGCGTCGGCCTGACCGGGCCGTACATGCACGACGGCCGCTTCGCCACGCTGGCGGAGGTGGTCGATTTCTATGCGTCCGGCGTGCGCGATGGCCCGGCGCTCGACCCTCGCCTGCGCGAAGGGGACGAGCCGCGCCGCCTGAACCTGAGCGCCGCCGACCGCGCAGCGCTCGTCGCCTTCCTCAAGACGCTGGACGATCCCGTGCTCGCCACGGATCCCCGCTTCGGCGATCCGTTCCGGCGCTAG
- the groL gene encoding chaperonin GroEL (60 kDa chaperone family; promotes refolding of misfolded polypeptides especially under stressful conditions; forms two stacked rings of heptamers to form a barrel-shaped 14mer; ends can be capped by GroES; misfolded proteins enter the barrel where they are refolded when GroES binds) has product MAAKDIRFGEDARARMVRGVNVLANAVKATLGPKGRNVVLQKSFGAPTITKDGVSVAKEIELADAFENMGAQMVKEVASKTSDNAGDGTTTATVLAQAFIREGMKAVAAGMNPMDLKRGIDKAVTAAVGELKSLSKPSSTSKEIAQVGTISANSDANIGDLIAQAMDKVGKEGVITVEDGSGLENELDVVEGMQFDRGYLSPYFINNQQSMQAELDDPYILLHDKKISNVRDLLPVLEGVAKAGKPLLIVAEEVEGEALATLVVNTIRGIVKVCAVKAPGFGDRRKAMLEDMAILTGGTVISEEVGLSLEKATIKDLGRAKKVQVSKENTTIIDGAGDTAGIEARIKQIKAQIEETSSDYDREKLQERVAKLAGGVAVIKVGAATEVEMKEKKARVEDALHATRAAVEEGIVPGGGVALIRAKAAIGELKGANEDQNHGIQIALRAMEAPLREIVTNAGDEPSVVLNRVAEGKGAFGYNAANGEFGDMIEFGILDPTKVTRTALQNAASIAGLMITTEAMVAELPKKDEPAMPGGGMGGMGGMDF; this is encoded by the coding sequence ATGGCTGCCAAGGACATTCGTTTCGGTGAGGACGCCCGCGCGCGCATGGTGCGCGGCGTCAACGTGCTCGCCAATGCCGTCAAGGCCACCCTCGGCCCGAAGGGCCGCAACGTCGTGCTGCAGAAGAGCTTCGGCGCGCCGACCATCACCAAGGACGGCGTCTCCGTCGCCAAGGAAATCGAACTGGCCGACGCCTTCGAGAACATGGGCGCGCAGATGGTGAAGGAAGTCGCCTCCAAGACCTCCGACAACGCCGGCGACGGCACCACCACCGCCACCGTGCTGGCGCAGGCGTTCATCCGCGAGGGCATGAAGGCGGTCGCCGCCGGCATGAACCCGATGGACCTGAAGCGCGGCATCGACAAGGCCGTGACCGCCGCCGTGGGCGAGCTGAAGTCGCTGTCCAAGCCGTCGTCCACCAGCAAGGAAATCGCCCAGGTCGGCACCATCTCCGCGAACTCGGACGCCAACATCGGCGACCTGATCGCGCAGGCGATGGACAAGGTCGGCAAGGAAGGCGTGATCACCGTCGAGGACGGCTCGGGCCTGGAGAACGAGCTGGACGTGGTCGAGGGCATGCAGTTCGACCGCGGCTACCTGTCGCCGTACTTCATCAACAACCAGCAGTCGATGCAGGCCGAACTGGACGACCCGTACATCCTGCTGCACGACAAGAAGATCTCCAACGTGCGCGACCTGCTGCCGGTGCTGGAAGGCGTGGCCAAGGCCGGCAAGCCGCTGCTGATCGTGGCGGAAGAGGTCGAGGGCGAAGCGCTGGCGACGCTGGTGGTCAACACCATCCGCGGCATCGTCAAGGTCTGCGCGGTCAAGGCGCCGGGCTTCGGTGATCGTCGCAAGGCGATGCTGGAAGACATGGCCATCCTGACCGGCGGCACCGTGATCTCCGAAGAGGTTGGTCTCTCGCTCGAGAAGGCCACCATCAAGGATCTGGGCCGCGCCAAGAAGGTGCAGGTCTCGAAGGAGAACACCACCATCATCGACGGCGCGGGCGACACCGCCGGCATCGAAGCGCGCATCAAGCAGATCAAGGCGCAGATCGAGGAAACCTCCTCGGACTACGACCGCGAGAAGCTGCAGGAGCGCGTGGCCAAGCTGGCCGGCGGCGTGGCCGTCATCAAGGTCGGCGCGGCGACGGAAGTGGAGATGAAGGAAAAGAAGGCGCGCGTCGAAGACGCCCTGCACGCCACCCGTGCTGCCGTGGAAGAAGGCATCGTCCCGGGCGGCGGCGTGGCCCTGATCCGCGCCAAGGCCGCCATCGGTGAGCTCAAGGGTGCCAACGAAGACCAGAACCACGGCATCCAGATCGCCCTGCGCGCGATGGAAGCCCCGCTGCGCGAGATCGTCACCAACGCCGGCGACGAGCCGAGCGTGGTGCTGAACCGCGTCGCCGAAGGCAAGGGCGCGTTCGGCTACAACGCCGCCAACGGCGAGTTCGGCGACATGATCGAGTTCGGCATCCTGGACCCGACCAAGGTCACCCGCACCGCGCTGCAGAACGCCGCGTCGATCGCCGGCCTGATGATCACCACCGAAGCGATGGTGGCCGAGCTGCCGAAGAAGGACGAGCCGGCGATGCCGGGCGGCGGGATGGGCGGCATGGGCGGGATGGACTTCTAA
- the groES gene encoding co-chaperone GroES — MSNIKPLYDRVVIKRMEEEKLSAGGIVIPDSATEKPIKGEVIAVGTGKVLDNGQVRAPQVKVGDKVLFGKYSGTEVKLDGQELLVVKEDDIFAIL, encoded by the coding sequence ATGTCCAACATCAAGCCGCTGTACGACCGCGTGGTCATCAAGCGCATGGAAGAAGAGAAGCTGTCCGCGGGCGGCATCGTCATCCCCGACAGCGCCACCGAGAAGCCGATCAAGGGCGAAGTGATCGCCGTGGGCACCGGCAAGGTGCTGGACAACGGCCAGGTGCGCGCGCCGCAGGTCAAGGTCGGCGACAAGGTGCTGTTCGGCAAGTACAGCGGCACCGAGGTGAAGCTGGACGGCCAGGAACTGCTGGTGGTCAAGGAAGACGACATCTTCGCGATCCTCTGA
- the cutA gene encoding divalent-cation tolerance protein CutA, whose protein sequence is MDVLLCLCTCPDAATAGQLAETLVGERLAACVNIVPGLRSVYRWQDAVQRDEEVLLLIKTTRARYPALQARLPALHPHELPELVAVEVADGLPAYLRWVADAARPLE, encoded by the coding sequence ATGGACGTCCTGCTCTGCCTGTGCACCTGCCCCGATGCCGCCACTGCCGGGCAACTCGCGGAAACCCTGGTCGGCGAACGGCTGGCCGCCTGCGTCAACATCGTGCCGGGGCTGCGCTCGGTCTACCGCTGGCAGGACGCGGTCCAACGCGACGAGGAAGTCCTGCTGCTGATCAAGACCACGCGGGCGCGCTACCCGGCGCTGCAGGCGCGGCTGCCGGCGCTGCATCCGCATGAACTGCCGGAGCTGGTGGCGGTCGAAGTCGCCGACGGCCTGCCCGCCTACCTGCGCTGGGTGGCCGACGCCGCCCGTCCCTTAGAATAA